Proteins from one Tsuneonella aeria genomic window:
- the scpB gene encoding SMC-Scp complex subunit ScpB has product MTAPTEIERAVEAALFAADQPMTVDALASHLRDAPAGAVRAALTALAAHYQPRGVHLVERGGRWHFQTAPDLAHILRREKEAVRRLSRAATEVLAIVAYHEPVSRAEIEAIRGVQTSGGTLDVLMEAGWVRIAGRRETPGRPAIYATTPEFLQHFGLASRRDLPGIDDLRAAGLLDPVDEAFEALAMPDPGESADPAESGA; this is encoded by the coding sequence ATGACCGCGCCGACCGAGATCGAACGTGCGGTCGAAGCGGCGCTGTTCGCGGCGGACCAGCCGATGACGGTGGATGCGCTGGCGAGCCACCTGCGTGACGCGCCCGCGGGCGCGGTGCGCGCGGCATTGACGGCCCTCGCCGCGCATTACCAGCCGCGCGGGGTGCACCTGGTGGAGCGCGGCGGGCGCTGGCATTTCCAGACCGCGCCCGACCTTGCCCACATCCTGCGGCGCGAGAAGGAGGCGGTGCGCCGGCTCAGCCGCGCGGCGACCGAAGTGCTCGCGATCGTCGCCTATCACGAACCCGTGAGCCGCGCGGAGATCGAGGCGATTCGCGGCGTGCAGACCTCGGGCGGCACGCTCGACGTGCTGATGGAGGCCGGCTGGGTGCGCATCGCGGGGCGGCGCGAGACGCCGGGGCGCCCGGCGATCTATGCCACCACGCCCGAATTCCTGCAGCATTTCGGCCTCGCATCCCGGCGCGACTTGCCGGGGATCGACGATCTGCGCGCTGCCGGCCTGCTCGATCCCGTGGACGAGGCGTTCGAGGCGCTGGCCATGCCGGACCCGGGCGAATCGGCCGATCCGGCGGAGTCCGGCGCGTAA
- a CDS encoding enoyl-CoA hydratase/isomerase family protein gives MTSDVLIRSDGRVGHISLNRPKALHALTLDMCHAMSAALTDWSADDAVEAVILDHAEGRGFCAGGDIAFLRNSALNDGGVSGRAFFHDEYQLNHQMFEYAKPIVAFMDGVTMGGGVGISQPADFRVATEHTRFAMPETGIGLFPDVGGGWYLSRLPGRLGQFLALTGARLDGAECLWAGLATHYLPAEKLAEAKARIADHPDRIAGILSELSVTPPAARIEENVGNIAHHFRSDRLEDIVASLEGDDGDWAVKELATLRSKSPQTCKVALRQLAEAALLTDFADEMRMEYRIASRVLTRPDFAEGVRAVIVDKTGDPKWDPATPEGVSDALIDSIFAPLPEQEEWKPL, from the coding sequence ATGACCTCCGACGTCCTCATCCGCAGCGACGGCCGCGTCGGGCACATCTCCCTGAATCGCCCCAAGGCGCTCCACGCGCTGACGCTCGACATGTGCCATGCGATGAGCGCGGCGCTGACCGATTGGTCGGCGGACGACGCAGTGGAGGCCGTGATCCTCGACCACGCGGAGGGCCGCGGGTTCTGCGCGGGCGGCGACATCGCCTTCCTGCGCAATTCAGCGCTGAACGACGGCGGTGTATCGGGCCGCGCGTTCTTCCACGACGAATACCAGCTCAACCACCAGATGTTCGAATACGCCAAGCCGATCGTCGCGTTCATGGACGGGGTGACGATGGGCGGCGGCGTGGGGATCAGCCAGCCGGCTGACTTCCGCGTGGCGACCGAACACACGCGCTTCGCCATGCCGGAAACCGGCATCGGCCTGTTTCCCGATGTGGGCGGCGGCTGGTATCTTTCGCGCCTGCCCGGCCGGCTCGGCCAGTTCCTCGCGCTGACCGGGGCACGCCTGGACGGTGCGGAGTGCCTGTGGGCGGGCCTCGCCACGCATTACCTGCCGGCTGAGAAGCTGGCCGAAGCCAAGGCGCGCATCGCGGACCATCCGGACCGGATCGCCGGCATCCTTTCGGAATTGTCGGTCACCCCGCCTGCCGCGCGGATCGAGGAAAATGTCGGGAACATCGCCCACCATTTCAGGTCGGACAGGCTGGAAGACATCGTGGCCAGCCTCGAAGGGGATGACGGCGACTGGGCCGTGAAGGAACTGGCCACGCTCCGTTCCAAGAGCCCGCAGACCTGCAAGGTCGCCCTGCGCCAATTGGCCGAAGCCGCCCTGCTCACCGATTTTGCCGACGAGATGCGGATGGAATACCGCATCGCATCGCGCGTACTCACCCGCCCGGATTTCGCCGAAGGGGTGCGCGCGGTGATCGTCGACAAGACCGGCGATCCGAAGTGGGACCCCGCCACTCCCGAAGGCGTGAGCGATGCGCTGATCGACAGCATCTTCGCGCCGCTGCCCGAACAGGAAGAATGGAAGCCCCTTTGA
- a CDS encoding twin-arginine translocase TatA/TatE family subunit, translating into MGSFSIWHWLIVLLIVLVLFGRGRVAEIMGDFGKGIKSFKAGMNEDDAAAAKPGTPAPTQRLERPHHDAKPAGETVPEAAAAEPRDRA; encoded by the coding sequence ATGGGTTCGTTTTCCATCTGGCACTGGCTGATCGTGCTGCTCATCGTCCTCGTCCTGTTCGGGCGCGGGCGCGTGGCGGAAATCATGGGCGACTTCGGCAAGGGCATCAAAAGCTTCAAGGCCGGGATGAACGAAGATGACGCCGCCGCCGCAAAGCCCGGCACGCCCGCGCCGACACAGCGCCTCGAACGGCCGCATCACGATGCCAAGCCTGCGGGCGAAACCGTGCCGGAAGCCGCCGCAGCCGAACCGCGCGATCGCGCCTGA
- a CDS encoding acyl-CoA dehydrogenase family protein translates to MTGQFQLTEDQLAIQDMARKFTADRITPFAAQWDEDHHFPRDVVQAAGELGFGAIYVSEESGGIALGRLEAALIMEAMAYGCPATSAYVSIHNMASWMIDRFGSAEVKARFLPKLVSMEHIASYALTEPGSGSDAAALKTTARLDGDHYVLNGTKQFISGSGFNDIYVVMVRTSEDRAKGITCLVVEKGTPGLSHGAPEKKLGWNASPTAQLIFEDCRVPVANRVGGEGEGFRFAMAGLDGGRLNIGACSLGGAQRCLDEAVNYTKERQQFGQPIADFQNTQFMLADMATDLEAARALLYLAAAKVTDGAPDKTRFSAMAKRLATDSGSRIVNDALQLFGGYGYLKDYPIERFWRDLRVHSILEGTNQVMRMIVGRDMLRQ, encoded by the coding sequence ATGACCGGACAGTTCCAGCTTACCGAAGACCAGCTCGCCATCCAGGACATGGCGCGCAAATTCACCGCCGACCGCATCACCCCGTTCGCCGCGCAGTGGGACGAGGATCATCACTTCCCGCGCGACGTGGTCCAGGCCGCGGGCGAGCTCGGCTTCGGGGCAATCTATGTCAGCGAGGAATCGGGCGGCATCGCGCTGGGGCGGCTGGAGGCGGCGCTGATCATGGAAGCGATGGCGTACGGCTGCCCGGCGACGAGCGCCTATGTCTCGATCCACAACATGGCGAGCTGGATGATCGACCGGTTCGGCTCTGCCGAGGTCAAGGCGCGCTTCCTGCCGAAACTCGTCAGCATGGAGCACATCGCGAGTTACGCGCTGACCGAGCCGGGATCGGGTTCGGACGCGGCCGCGCTCAAGACCACCGCGCGGCTCGACGGGGACCACTACGTCCTCAACGGCACCAAGCAGTTCATCTCCGGCAGCGGGTTCAACGACATCTACGTCGTGATGGTCCGCACGAGCGAGGATCGCGCAAAAGGCATCACGTGCCTGGTGGTCGAAAAGGGCACTCCCGGCCTCAGCCACGGCGCGCCGGAGAAGAAGCTCGGCTGGAACGCCAGCCCCACGGCGCAGCTCATCTTCGAAGACTGCCGCGTGCCGGTCGCCAACCGCGTCGGCGGCGAAGGCGAAGGGTTCCGCTTCGCCATGGCGGGGCTCGACGGCGGACGGCTGAATATCGGCGCCTGTTCGCTCGGCGGGGCGCAGCGCTGCCTCGACGAGGCGGTCAACTACACCAAGGAGCGCCAGCAGTTCGGCCAGCCGATCGCGGACTTCCAGAACACCCAGTTCATGCTGGCCGACATGGCCACCGACCTGGAGGCGGCGCGTGCCCTGCTCTACCTCGCCGCCGCGAAGGTAACCGACGGCGCGCCCGACAAGACGCGGTTTTCCGCCATGGCCAAGCGCCTCGCGACCGACAGCGGCAGCAGGATCGTCAACGACGCGCTGCAATTGTTCGGCGGCTACGGCTATCTCAAGGACTATCCGATCGAACGCTTCTGGCGCGACCTGCGCGTGCATTCGATCCTCGAAGGGACGAACCAGGTGATGCGCATGATCGTCGGCCGGGATATGTTGCGGCAATGA
- the mmsB gene encoding 3-hydroxyisobutyrate dehydrogenase, with translation MTESNMKIAFIGLGNMGGGMAANLVKAGHEVRAFDLSQDALDRAGEHGCTTAASVAEAVTDADAVVSMLPNGQIVLSAYTGEVFGAASGGAILLDCSTIDVATAREVAEQARQHGYEMVDAPVSGGIAAANGGTLTFMVGGSDEAFARAEPILQAMGKAVIHAGASGNGQAAKICNNMLLGIHMIGTCEAFAMAQKLGLDPQTFYDISSVSSGQCWSMTSYCPVPGVGPQSPADNGYQGGFAAALMLKDLRLAIEAAETADAPVPMGQRARALYEDFVGAGNGGQDFSGIIRTL, from the coding sequence TTGACGGAGAGTAATATGAAGATCGCCTTCATCGGCCTCGGCAACATGGGCGGCGGGATGGCCGCGAACCTCGTCAAGGCGGGGCACGAGGTGCGCGCGTTCGACCTCAGCCAGGACGCCCTCGACCGCGCTGGAGAACACGGCTGCACGACCGCCGCTTCGGTGGCCGAAGCGGTGACGGATGCTGATGCGGTGGTGTCGATGCTCCCCAACGGACAGATCGTGCTCAGCGCCTACACCGGCGAGGTGTTTGGCGCGGCGTCGGGGGGCGCGATCCTGCTCGATTGTTCCACGATCGATGTCGCCACGGCGCGCGAAGTGGCCGAACAGGCGCGGCAGCATGGTTACGAGATGGTCGACGCCCCGGTTTCGGGCGGCATCGCGGCGGCGAACGGCGGCACGCTGACCTTCATGGTCGGCGGCAGCGACGAAGCGTTCGCCCGCGCCGAGCCGATCCTCCAGGCGATGGGCAAGGCGGTGATCCATGCCGGTGCCTCCGGTAACGGACAGGCGGCCAAGATCTGCAATAACATGCTGCTGGGCATTCACATGATCGGCACGTGCGAGGCGTTCGCCATGGCGCAGAAGCTCGGCCTCGACCCGCAGACATTCTATGACATTTCCAGCGTCAGCAGCGGCCAGTGCTGGTCGATGACGAGCTATTGCCCGGTCCCCGGCGTCGGCCCGCAATCGCCGGCCGATAACGGCTACCAGGGCGGGTTCGCCGCCGCGCTGATGCTGAAGGACTTGCGCCTGGCGATCGAGGCTGCGGAAACCGCCGACGCGCCGGTGCCGATGGGCCAGCGCGCGCGGGCGCTTTACGAAGACTTCGTGGGCGCCGGCAACGGCGGACAGGATTTCAGCGGGATCATTCGGACGCTGTAG
- the tatC gene encoding twin-arginine translocase subunit TatC has product MFKLRDIDDSQAPLLDHLIELRARLLRAFLALGVAFGVCFYFAQDILAFLVQPLLDAGQSRLIYTKLYGQFFVELKVALFAAFFVSFPVIANQLWAFVAPGLYANEKRAFLPFLLATPVLFVMGGALAYYVVMPTAFEFFLGFEGTQGGVQIDALPNSEDYLSLVMQFILAFGLSFLLPVLLLLLNTAGIVSRAQLVGARRYAIVVAFVIAAVVTPPDVISQLMLAIPLVLLFESALLVMWFTERKAARAEPEAAGTSPPTASE; this is encoded by the coding sequence ATGTTCAAGCTGCGCGACATCGATGACAGCCAGGCGCCGCTGCTCGACCACCTGATCGAGCTGCGGGCGCGGCTGCTCCGCGCGTTCCTCGCGCTCGGGGTCGCGTTCGGGGTGTGTTTCTACTTCGCGCAGGATATCCTGGCATTCCTGGTCCAGCCGCTGCTGGATGCCGGGCAGAGCCGTCTCATCTACACCAAGCTCTACGGCCAGTTCTTCGTCGAGCTGAAGGTCGCGCTGTTCGCCGCCTTCTTCGTCAGCTTCCCGGTGATCGCCAACCAGCTGTGGGCCTTCGTCGCCCCTGGCCTCTACGCCAACGAGAAGCGCGCCTTTCTACCGTTCCTGTTGGCGACGCCGGTGCTGTTCGTGATGGGCGGGGCGCTTGCCTATTACGTCGTCATGCCCACGGCGTTCGAGTTCTTCCTGGGATTCGAAGGCACCCAGGGCGGCGTGCAGATCGACGCGCTGCCCAATTCGGAGGACTACCTCAGCCTGGTGATGCAGTTCATTCTGGCTTTCGGGCTGAGCTTCCTGTTGCCCGTGCTGCTGCTGCTGCTCAACACCGCCGGCATCGTCAGCCGGGCGCAACTGGTGGGCGCGCGGCGCTACGCCATTGTGGTCGCGTTCGTGATCGCCGCGGTCGTGACGCCGCCCGACGTGATCAGCCAGCTCATGCTGGCGATCCCGCTCGTCCTGCTGTTCGAAAGCGCGCTGCTGGTGATGTGGTTTACGGAGCGAAAGGCGGCGCGCGCCGAGCCGGAGGCCGCCGGCACGAGCCCGCCTACAGCGTCCGAATGA
- the tatB gene encoding Sec-independent protein translocase protein TatB, which produces MLDIGASELLMIVIVAVVVIGPKDLPRALRTAGRWIGKVRRTSNHFRSGIEAMIREAEMEEMEKKWAEQNARIMAEHPQVDLSDHEMRPLPSSAAGAEARGAPDAGIGPPPPPASANDEPQLPLR; this is translated from the coding sequence ATGTTAGATATCGGTGCCTCGGAACTCCTGATGATCGTGATCGTCGCGGTCGTGGTCATCGGGCCCAAGGACCTGCCCCGCGCCCTGCGCACCGCGGGCCGGTGGATCGGCAAGGTCCGGCGCACCTCCAACCACTTCCGCTCCGGCATCGAGGCGATGATCCGCGAGGCGGAGATGGAGGAGATGGAGAAGAAGTGGGCCGAACAGAACGCCCGTATCATGGCGGAGCATCCGCAAGTGGACCTGTCCGATCACGAGATGCGGCCGCTCCCGTCCTCTGCCGCCGGGGCAGAGGCGCGCGGCGCACCTGATGCGGGCATTGGGCCGCCCCCGCCGCCCGCTTCCGCCAATGACGAACCCCAGCTTCCGCTGCGCTGA
- a CDS encoding enoyl-CoA hydratase-related protein — MSYETITVEQRPEPHGAVTLITLNRPQALNALNSQVLEDLIAAFGAYEADPGQLCAVLTGAGDKAFAAGADIKEMADKPAADFYLDDFFARWTSHLVKAVRKPWIAAVNGFALGGGCELAMMADFIIASEKAKFGQPEIKLGVAPGMGGSQRLTRAVGKAKAMEMCLTGRMMDAAEAERSGLVARVVSHESLLDEALRTAAAIAAMPPMAAIANKEMVNAAFETTLDQGLIVERRIFQILAASEDKAEGMAAFIEKREGQWKGR, encoded by the coding sequence TTGAGCTACGAAACGATCACCGTCGAACAGCGCCCAGAACCGCATGGGGCGGTGACGCTCATCACGCTCAACCGCCCGCAGGCGCTGAACGCCCTCAATTCGCAGGTCCTCGAAGACCTGATCGCAGCCTTTGGCGCTTACGAAGCGGACCCGGGACAGCTCTGCGCGGTGCTGACCGGCGCGGGCGACAAGGCATTCGCGGCGGGCGCCGACATCAAGGAGATGGCCGACAAGCCGGCGGCCGATTTCTACCTCGACGATTTCTTCGCCCGCTGGACCAGCCACCTGGTCAAGGCGGTGCGCAAGCCGTGGATCGCGGCGGTGAACGGCTTCGCGCTGGGCGGCGGGTGCGAGCTTGCGATGATGGCGGACTTCATCATCGCGTCCGAAAAGGCGAAATTCGGCCAGCCCGAAATCAAGCTCGGCGTCGCGCCCGGGATGGGCGGCAGCCAGCGCCTGACCCGCGCGGTGGGCAAGGCCAAGGCGATGGAAATGTGCCTGACGGGCCGGATGATGGACGCCGCCGAAGCTGAGCGCAGCGGACTCGTCGCCCGCGTTGTCTCGCACGAGAGCCTTCTGGACGAAGCGCTCAGGACAGCCGCCGCGATCGCCGCGATGCCGCCGATGGCGGCGATCGCCAACAAGGAAATGGTCAACGCCGCGTTCGAGACCACGCTCGACCAGGGCCTGATCGTCGAGCGCCGCATCTTCCAGATCCTCGCCGCCAGCGAGGACAAGGCCGAAGGCATGGCCGCCTTCATCGAGAAGCGCGAAGGCCAGTGGAAGGGGCGCTAG
- a CDS encoding segregation and condensation protein A, whose amino-acid sequence MNDGALVLDLDLENTEGEWTGPASAPNDEAALYLDLDGWEGPLDLLLDLARRQKVDLKAISILALVDQYIAYIEQAEALRLELAADYLVMAAWLAYLKSALLLPRDEQEDPSPEDLALRLQLRLARLGAMREAAARLMARDRLGRDVFARGAPEGLRTDRKTDWQCDWFALVQAYGQVKARTAPVVHMVRDRPVMTLESALDRVSAMLGVTLDWLELRQFLPPHAEPRLRKSALASSFVAALELARRGRAELAQDDAFGPLLLRRVPA is encoded by the coding sequence ATGAACGACGGCGCGCTCGTCCTCGACCTCGATCTGGAGAACACGGAGGGAGAGTGGACGGGTCCCGCTTCCGCTCCGAACGACGAGGCGGCGCTCTATCTCGATCTCGACGGGTGGGAAGGGCCGCTCGACCTGCTGCTCGACCTGGCGCGGCGGCAGAAGGTGGACCTGAAGGCGATCTCCATCCTCGCGCTGGTGGATCAGTACATCGCCTACATCGAACAGGCCGAAGCGCTGCGGCTGGAGCTGGCGGCCGATTACCTGGTGATGGCGGCCTGGCTCGCCTACCTCAAGTCCGCGCTGCTGCTGCCGCGTGACGAGCAGGAAGACCCGAGCCCCGAAGACCTGGCGCTGCGGCTGCAGCTGCGGCTTGCCCGCCTTGGCGCCATGCGCGAGGCTGCGGCGCGGCTGATGGCGCGGGACCGGCTCGGCCGCGATGTCTTCGCCCGCGGCGCGCCCGAAGGCCTGAGGACCGACCGCAAGACCGACTGGCAATGCGACTGGTTCGCGCTGGTCCAGGCCTATGGCCAGGTGAAGGCCCGCACCGCGCCGGTGGTGCACATGGTGCGGGACCGGCCGGTGATGACGCTGGAATCCGCGCTGGACCGCGTGTCCGCCATGCTCGGCGTCACGCTCGACTGGCTGGAACTGCGGCAGTTCCTGCCCCCGCACGCGGAGCCGAGGCTGCGCAAGTCCGCGCTCGCCAGCAGCTTCGTCGCTGCGCTGGAGCTTGCCCGGCGGGGCAGGGCGGAACTGGCGCAGGACGACGCGTTCGGGCCGCTGCTGCTGCGCCGCGTCCCCGCATGA